A stretch of the Aerosakkonema funiforme FACHB-1375 genome encodes the following:
- a CDS encoding EamA family transporter — MKPLLSNGMNWQEVCLLLATVLFGATGQFFLKTGALKLGKVNSTNFVRHILQIITVPELIYGLICYGLGTLGYIFLLTRIELSIVGPSVALSYVFSVLLGRFFFREPVPLSRLIGLGLIVSGVILVVWRK; from the coding sequence ATGAAACCTCTACTCTCCAATGGTATGAACTGGCAAGAAGTTTGTTTGCTACTAGCAACAGTTTTATTCGGTGCAACAGGACAATTTTTTCTGAAAACAGGAGCATTAAAGTTAGGCAAAGTCAACAGCACCAATTTTGTCAGACACATTTTGCAAATTATTACTGTTCCAGAATTGATCTACGGCTTGATTTGCTACGGATTGGGGACACTCGGTTACATCTTTCTTTTGACTCGCATCGAGCTTAGCATTGTTGGCCCCTCTGTAGCCTTGAGTTACGTTTTTTCCGTTTTACTCGGTCGCTTCTTCTTTAGGGAACCTGTGCCGCTGAGTCGTTTAATTGGGTTAGGTTTAATTGTCAGCGGCGTTATTTTAGTGGTTTGGAGAAAGTAA